The DNA sequence TTCGTGGTCGAGCAGATGCAGGAACGGCCCCTGCGGGAAGCCCTGATCGAGGCGAGCCGACTGCGCTTCCGCCCGATCATTATGACCACGCTGACGATCCTCGTGATCAGCATCCCCCTCCTGCTGAACACGGGCGGCGCCAGCGAGTTCGGCAAGAGCCTGTCGATCATCATCGTGGGGGGCATCAGCGTCTCGGCCCTGATGACCTTCTACGTCGTGCCCGCCGCCTTCTACCTCTTCGAGCGGGGCCGCGCGGCGAAGGGCCAGCCCGCCCCGCGCGAGGTCGAGGCGGAGGTTCCGGCCCCCCGGCCCACCCTGGCTCCCGGAGCCAGCCCGGCGCCCGGCGCATAGGGGCTCAAGGGCAGAGGCGTTCAACCCGCGCAGGATTGGACGCCTCTTCGCCTGCCATAAGGAGGGCCGGAGCCCCGTCTGGGTGCCCCGGCCTCCGACGCCTGCCCTTACTGCTCCTGAACGGTGCCGTCCTCCCCGGAGGCCTCGTCGGTCGCGGGCTCTCCCGTGGTCTCGGCGCGGGCCTCCTCGATGGTGGCGTCGCCCTCCAGCACGGCCTCGGCGGCCTCTTCGGAGAGCTCGCCGGCGGCGACCAGCCCGGCGACCTGGGCGGCCTGGGTCTCGGCGGCCAGCTCCTCCTCGCTGAGGCGGGACGGCAGCACGCTGATCACCACGAGGTCCTCGGCGGCGGCGAGCTTGACCCCCTGGGGCAGGCGAATCTGCCCGGCGGTCAGGTGGTCGCCGATGTCGAGGCGGGTCACGTCCACGGTGATCTCCTGCGGAATGCGCCGGGGGCCGGGCGCGATCACCGCGAGGTTGTGGACGACGACATCGACCAAGCCGCCCATCGTCTCACCGCGGCTCTTGCCGGACGTGTGCACGGGCACGCTGACCTCGATGGGCTCGCCGTACGTCACCATGAAGAAGTCGGCGTGAATGGGCTGGCGGCGGCGCTTGTCCATCTGCACCGTCTTCACGAGCGCGGGGAAGGTCTCGCCGCCCTCGATGGCAATGTCGAACAGGCCGGTGGTGCCCTGCTGACGGAAGGCGCGGTCAAAGGCCTTGCGGTCGAGGGCAAAGGAGACGTTGTGCTCCTTGTTGTAGGCGACGGCGGCGATCATGCCTTCGGCCAGCTTCTCCTGGCTCTTGCGGGGGACGGCTCTCAGTTCCATGTGGGGTTTCCTCCGAATGCCCGTGGCCGCCTCTGTCTCGCCGAAAGCCCCGGCAGCGCGGGGAAACGGGGCGGGGGCCAAGCAACCCTGGAAGTGTAGCAAATCCCGGCCAGGGCGGGAAAGGGCTGACGGCGCTCCCGCGCCCGCCGCCTCCAAGCCCATCTGCTAGAATCGTGCCTGTTGCCGACGCGGCGCGGCCCCCTGAATTCCCCCACGGGGAGACACGCGCCCCGGCCCGAGCGAGGAGACAGAGCGACATGATCAGCGTGACTGAACTGCGAAACGGCACGAAGGTGGAGATGGACGGCGGGTTGTGGGAGTGCCTGGAATATTCCCACCTCAAGATGGGGCGCGGCGGCGCCAAGGTGGTCACCAAGTTCCGCAACATGGAAAGCGGTTCTATCGTGGACCGCACCTTCAACTCCGGCGAGAAGCTCCAGGACATCTACGTGGACGGCAAGACGATGCAGTACCTCTACAAGGACGGCCAGGACTACGTGTTCATGGACCTGGAGACTTACGATCAGGTGCACCTGCCCGGTCGCCTCGTCGGCGACGCCTCCAAGTTCATGAAGGAGAACACCGAGGTCGAGGTCCAGATGTACGGCGACAAGCCCCTCAAGATCACCCTGCCCAACCAGGTGATCCTGAAGATCGTGCAGACCGACCCCGGCGTGCGCGGCGACACGGTGTCCGGCGGCACCAAGCCCGCCACGCTGGAGACGGGCGCCGTCGTGCAGGTGCCCCTGTTCGTCGAGCAGGACACCAACGTCAAGGTGGACACCCGCACGGGCGACTACCTCAGCCGCGCGTAAGAGCAAGCCGGTCCCCGTGCCGCCCACCGTGTCAGGAGGGGCGGCACTTGCCTTTTGCCCTTAGACTCGGTGCAGCCTCACGACTGTTCAGCGGCGGGTGACCGCCTATGGACGCGCCGCCCGCGTCATGATGGGGGGCGACTTTCCGTGAATTCACCACTAGGAGGGGCCATGAATCCAGACGACCTCAAGAAGATCCTCGACGCCCTGAGCGCCGCCGACGTACGCGAGTTCAGCCTCCAGACCGGCAGCTACACGCTCGACCTCAAGCGCGGCCCGGTGACGGCGGGGGGCAGCACCCCCACGGCGGGCAGCAGCATGAGCAGCCCCGCGCCGTCTGCGGCCTTCCAACCTGCTCCCATGCCCGCCCCCACCCCGGCCCCGACGCAATCCCTCACCCCGGTCGCCCCACCCACCGACGCGCCTGAGCCCGCGACGGCGGCCCCCAGCACCCCCGCCCGCTCCACCGGAACGCCCGTCAAGGCGCCCATCGTGGGCACCTTCTACGCGGCGAGCAGCCCGGACGCGCCCGCCTTCGTGAAGGTCGGCGACACGGTGCAGGCCGGGCAGGTGCTGTGCATCATCGAGGCGATGAAGCTGATGAACGAGATCGAGGCCGAACTCGGCGGCACCGTGCGCGAAATTCTGGTGAACAACGCCGAGCCGGTGGAGTACGGGCAGACGCTGTTCATCATCGAGTAAAGGGGTTAGGAGTTAGGGGTTGGGACTTAGGAAAAGCCTTCCTAACCCCTAATCCCTAACTCCTAAAACCTTGCCGGAGGCATCCCATGTTCAAGAAAATCCTGATCGCCAACCGGGGCGAGATCGCCCTGCGCGTCATTCGCACCGCGCGCGAGATGGGCGTCAAGACGGTCGTGGTCCACTCCACCGCCGACGAGAAGAGCCTGCCCGTCCTCATCGCCGACGAGGCCGTTTGCGTCGGGCCGCCCGCGTCGAACGCCTCGTACCTCAACATCCCCAATATCCTCTCGGCGGCGATGATGACGGGTGCCGAGGCGATCCACCCCGGCTACGGCTTCATGGCCGAGAACCCCGACTTCGCCGAGATGTGCCGCGAGCACGGCATCGTCTTCATCGGGCCCACGCCCGAGTCGATGCGGGCGCTGGGCTCCAAGGCGGGCGGGCGCGAGATCGCGGCGCAGTCGAACGTGCCCGTCGTGCCGGGGACGGGCGTGCTCGAAAACGTGGACGCGGCCCTCCTCGCCGCCAAGCAGATCGGGTACCCGGTGCTCCTCAAGGCGTCGGCGGGCGGCGGCGGGCGCGGGCAGAAGATCGTGCGCACCCAGGAGGAGTTGCGTTCGGCCTTCGGGCAGGCGCAGGAAGAGGCGCGGCTGTACTTCGGGGACCCCGCCATCATCATGGAGAAGTTTCTGGAGGAGTTCCGCCACGTCGAGGTGCAGGTCATGGGCGACGGGCAGGGCCACGTCATCCACATCGGCGAGCGCGACTGCTCGATCCAGCGCCGCAACCAGAAGCTGATCGAGGAGGCGCCCTCGACGCTGCCCGACACGCTGCGGCAGGAGATTCTGGACGCAGGGGTGCGGCTGGCACGGCACGTGAACTACGCCGGGGCGGGGACCCTCGAATTCATCGTGGACCGCGACGGCAACTACTACTTCATGGAGATGAACACCCGCATCCAGGTCGAGCACTGCGTCTCCGAGGAAATCTCGGGGCTCGACTTCGTGCGGCTGCAACTCGGGGTCGCGGCGGGCGAGGGGCTGCCCCTGCGGCAGGAGGACGTGCGGCTGCGCGGCCACGCCATCGAGTGCCGCATCAACGCGGAGGACCCCGACAAGGACTTTCGCCCGGCGGCCGGGAAGATCGAGGACATCCACTTCGCGGGCGGCCCCGGCGTGCGGGTGGATTCCCACGCCTACAGCGGCTACGTGATCCCGCCCCACTACGACTCGCTGATCGGCAAGCTCATCGTGTGGCACGACTCGCGCGACCAGGCGATCTCTCGCATGAAGCGGGCGCTCGAGGAGACCGTCATCCACGGTCCCAAGACCACCGTGCCGCTCTACATCAAGATCATGGACAATCCCTTTTACCGCCGGGGCGCGGTGATGACGAACTTTCTGAGGACCCGTCTGGAAGTTTAAGGGTGCCCGGAGCATCCAAAGAGAAGGGACGCGGCGTCGCTGCCACGTCCCTTTCCCGTCCTGAAATCAGCCCGTGATGATGTTCTTGCCCGCGTTCTCGCGGTCCTCGATGATCTTGCCGAGGATGAAGAACGTGGGGGGCCAGAAGCCGACGAACAGGGCGTCGCGCTCCTTCTCGCTCTCCTCCTTGGAGGTGCTCTTGGTGTTGCCCGAGACGAAGTTGGCCGCCGACGCGAGGATGGAGGCGAAGCCGAGGATGTACATGATGTTCGAGAGCTTCATGCGAGACCTCTTTCTGCAAGAACGGAAGAGATGGAAAAACCGACGAGGCCGGACCGAGCGGTGGGACCCTGAGTGCTCTGCCCGAACTGTCCTGACTCTGATGTGCGCCCCCCTCCCGAAAAGTGACCTTTACCGCCTTCTGAAGACCGCTTAAATTGCCGCTATGACGAACATGGAGAGAAGGTGCAGCCTCAGTGAAAGCGCCGCTCTTGCGGCCCGCGACAGGGTGCTCTCGCGTCTGGTCGGGGTGGAGTGGCCGTTCAGCCCCCTGCTCGGTCTGCTCAACCCTCCCCCCGCGGCCGACCTGCTGGACGTGGGGGCCAGAGGGAGACGGTTGCTGCGGACCCTGTGGGCACAGGGACACATCGGCCGCCCGGTGGGCCTCGATCCGCAGCCCGGTCGCTCGGACGTGCCGGTGGGAGAGGCCAACGCTCTCCCCTTCGCGGGCGGGGCCTTCGACGTGGTGACCCTGGTGCGGGTGCTGGGCCACCTGCCGAACACTCAGGCAGTATGAGAGGAAGCAAGACGGGTTCTCAGGCCCGGAGGTCGGGAGGTGCTGGCCGCCCACGGGGACGAACACCTGCGGGACATGTGGCGGGCGCTGGGGAGCCCCCCCGGTGGGCCGGGGCCGGAAGAGGCGCTGCGGAGTGCCCTCATCCAGGCGGGAGGGGTGGCCCTGCGGCTCGACGCCCGCCTTCCCGTCACCTTAGCGGCGGCGGACACAGCGGCGTTGGTGACTGCCTCCCATCTGGAGGACGTGCCGCAGACGGACCCGCCCATCCACGACACCTTGCACCTGACGCTCTGCGCGGCGCGGTTCTGAGACGTTCGGGAGGAGGCGCGTGGTCGCGCACCCCCCACCTCCCACTTACTTGTCGAACTTCTCGTACCCGGCGGCACTACGGCGCTGGGCACCACGGGCGTAGTCGAGCTGCATCTCGACCGTCTCGTGCTTGCCCTCGGTGAAGGTGGAGTCGTGAATCCAGTAGTTCAGGCGGTGCTCGCCGAGCTGCACCCAGAACTTGTGGGCGTCCTCCTCGTCGCGCCAGAAGACGACGTGTTCGTACTGGTTGCGCTGCGCCCAGGTCTGCACGTCCGCGAGGACGCGGGCGGCCTTCGGGTGGGTCATCTCGAATTCGCTGCCGTCCTGCTCGTTGCGGAACTTGATCTCGGCCATAACACCCCCAGCGTACCCGATGCCCGCTGGCCCGGGGCCATGATGTCCGGAAAGGCCAGTTCGAAAGGCCCCCGCTCCCGCTTGCCCGCCCCCGCCCGTGGGGCTATCCTCCCGCCGATGGCGCCTGATCCTTTCCCCCTTCAGGTCACGACCCTGAACGTCAACGGGCTGCGCAGCGCCCTTCGCAAGGGCCTGAGAGACTGGGTGGCGCGCGAGCGGCCCGACGTGCTCCTGCTTCAGGAGGTGCGGGCCGACGCCATGCCCGAGGCCCTGGCGGACCTGGGTTACGCGGGCGCGTGGTTTCCCGCCCGGCGGGCCGGATATAGCGGCGTGGCTCTCCTGAGCCCGCATCCCCTCGCGGACGTGCGGGTCGGCATGGAACACCCCGAGATGGACGACGAGGGCCGGGTGCTCAGCGCCGTCCTGGCGGGCGTGCGCTTCGCCAGCGTCTACCTGCCGAGCGGGAGCAGCGGCCAGGGGCGCCAGGACTTCAAGGACCGCGTGCTCGCCGACTACCACGCGTGGGCGGCGGCCACCCTGGCGGAGGGCGTGCCCCTCGTCATCGGCGGCGACTACAACGTCGCGCACCACGAGGTCGACCTGAAGAACTGGCGGTCGAACCGGGGCAGCAGCGGCTTCCTTCCCCACGAGCGCGCGTGGATGACGGCCCACCTCGCCTCCGGCCTGACCGACACCCACCGCGCGCACCTCGGCGAGCGGGCGGAGTATACGTGGTGGAGCAACCGCGCGGGTGCCTACGCCAACGACGTGGGCTGGCGGATCGACTATCTCCTCGCGGCGGGCGTGACCGTCCGGGACCTCTCGGTAGACCGCACGGTGAGGCTCAGCGACCACGCGCCGCTCACGGGGATGGTCGAGCTCCCCTGGCCGATCTGAGCCGTTCCTGTCCGACCGTTCGGGAACTGTGCGGGTGGGGTCGGGGCGAGTACACTGAAGGTCTTCCGTTCCCGGGACCCCGGGACGAGGGGACGCGCGGGAGGGGGTGAGGGGCAACGTGGGAACCAAGGAGGATGT is a window from the Deinococcus aestuarii genome containing:
- a CDS encoding 50S ribosomal protein L25/general stress protein Ctc — translated: MELRAVPRKSQEKLAEGMIAAVAYNKEHNVSFALDRKAFDRAFRQQGTTGLFDIAIEGGETFPALVKTVQMDKRRRQPIHADFFMVTYGEPIEVSVPVHTSGKSRGETMGGLVDVVVHNLAVIAPGPRRIPQEITVDVTRLDIGDHLTAGQIRLPQGVKLAAAEDLVVISVLPSRLSEEELAAETQAAQVAGLVAAGELSEEAAEAVLEGDATIEEARAETTGEPATDEASGEDGTVQEQ
- the efp gene encoding elongation factor P, with the translated sequence MISVTELRNGTKVEMDGGLWECLEYSHLKMGRGGAKVVTKFRNMESGSIVDRTFNSGEKLQDIYVDGKTMQYLYKDGQDYVFMDLETYDQVHLPGRLVGDASKFMKENTEVEVQMYGDKPLKITLPNQVILKIVQTDPGVRGDTVSGGTKPATLETGAVVQVPLFVEQDTNVKVDTRTGDYLSRA
- the accB gene encoding acetyl-CoA carboxylase biotin carboxyl carrier protein, with amino-acid sequence MNPDDLKKILDALSAADVREFSLQTGSYTLDLKRGPVTAGGSTPTAGSSMSSPAPSAAFQPAPMPAPTPAPTQSLTPVAPPTDAPEPATAAPSTPARSTGTPVKAPIVGTFYAASSPDAPAFVKVGDTVQAGQVLCIIEAMKLMNEIEAELGGTVREILVNNAEPVEYGQTLFIIE
- the accC gene encoding acetyl-CoA carboxylase biotin carboxylase subunit translates to MFKKILIANRGEIALRVIRTAREMGVKTVVVHSTADEKSLPVLIADEAVCVGPPASNASYLNIPNILSAAMMTGAEAIHPGYGFMAENPDFAEMCREHGIVFIGPTPESMRALGSKAGGREIAAQSNVPVVPGTGVLENVDAALLAAKQIGYPVLLKASAGGGGRGQKIVRTQEELRSAFGQAQEEARLYFGDPAIIMEKFLEEFRHVEVQVMGDGQGHVIHIGERDCSIQRRNQKLIEEAPSTLPDTLRQEILDAGVRLARHVNYAGAGTLEFIVDRDGNYYFMEMNTRIQVEHCVSEEISGLDFVRLQLGVAAGEGLPLRQEDVRLRGHAIECRINAEDPDKDFRPAAGKIEDIHFAGGPGVRVDSHAYSGYVIPPHYDSLIGKLIVWHDSRDQAISRMKRALEETVIHGPKTTVPLYIKIMDNPFYRRGAVMTNFLRTRLEV
- a CDS encoding class I SAM-dependent methyltransferase, giving the protein MTNMERRCSLSESAALAARDRVLSRLVGVEWPFSPLLGLLNPPPAADLLDVGARGRRLLRTLWAQGHIGRPVGLDPQPGRSDVPVGEANALPFAGGAFDVVTLVRVLGHLPNTQAV
- a CDS encoding exodeoxyribonuclease III; this translates as MAPDPFPLQVTTLNVNGLRSALRKGLRDWVARERPDVLLLQEVRADAMPEALADLGYAGAWFPARRAGYSGVALLSPHPLADVRVGMEHPEMDDEGRVLSAVLAGVRFASVYLPSGSSGQGRQDFKDRVLADYHAWAAATLAEGVPLVIGGDYNVAHHEVDLKNWRSNRGSSGFLPHERAWMTAHLASGLTDTHRAHLGERAEYTWWSNRAGAYANDVGWRIDYLLAAGVTVRDLSVDRTVRLSDHAPLTGMVELPWPI